From the genome of Tachysurus fulvidraco isolate hzauxx_2018 chromosome 20, HZAU_PFXX_2.0, whole genome shotgun sequence, one region includes:
- the LOC113653006 gene encoding galectin-4-like isoform X2 yields MKIGMALCFQGVLFERDRPFFFSLRTGPGGNDDIAFNLSLHPNNYSECRIGQNRSWANSVKYFGCPLSRGSHFVFFIVITQKAYEVYLDGRKYCSFNHHIPVDKVKGIHIYGFVNINSVGFVSNWSASSFGKEQHSGIPQWELSNIQSDIKYPLCKPKQPYLYPIPGGLKPGLALFFQGVVPLGSKGYL; encoded by the exons ATGAAAATAGGAATGGCTTTGTGCTTCCAAGGGGTTCTTTTTGAAAGGGACAGACC ATTTTTCTTCAGTCTTAGAACTGGCCCCGGCGGTAATGATGACATtgcctttaatttgtcacttcATCCCAATAATTATTCTGAATGCAGAATAGGCCAGAATAGAAGTTGGGCAAATTCAGTAAAATATTTCGGGTGCCCTTTATCCAGAGGATCACACTTTGTTTTCTTCATCGTCATCACTCAAAAAGCCTACGAG GTGTATCTAGATGGCCGGAAGTATTGCTCATTCAATCACCATATACCAGTGGACAAAGTTAAGGGGATTCATATTTATGGCTTTGTCAATATAAATAGCGTGGGTTTTGTTTCG AACTGGAGTGCATCTTCCTTTGGTAAAGAACAACATTCTGGCATCCCACAGTGGGAGCTTTCTAACATCCAGTCAGATATCAAATATCCTCTCTGTAAACCT AAACAGCCCTATTTGTACCCAATTCCTGGAGGGTTAAAACCTGGATTGGCTTTGTTTTTCCAAGGAGTAGTTCCTTTAGGATCCAAGGG GTATTTGTAA
- the LOC113653006 gene encoding galectin-4-like isoform X1: MKIGMALCFQGVLFERDRPFFFSLRTGPGGNDDIAFNLSLHPNNYSECRIGQNRSWANSVKYFGCPLSRGSHFVFFIVITQKAYEVYLDGRKYCSFNHHIPVDKVKGIHIYGFVNINSVGFVSNWSASSFGKEQHSGIPQWELSNIQSDIKYPLCKPKQPYLYPIPGGLKPGLALFFQGVVPLGSKGFEINQKVGPHEHDENIFQFKTDLSSVVYNNYHNGAWEQKMYKEDPIFVEGEAFDIFMLTTQGKYDVRRKMCGETV; encoded by the exons ATGAAAATAGGAATGGCTTTGTGCTTCCAAGGGGTTCTTTTTGAAAGGGACAGACC ATTTTTCTTCAGTCTTAGAACTGGCCCCGGCGGTAATGATGACATtgcctttaatttgtcacttcATCCCAATAATTATTCTGAATGCAGAATAGGCCAGAATAGAAGTTGGGCAAATTCAGTAAAATATTTCGGGTGCCCTTTATCCAGAGGATCACACTTTGTTTTCTTCATCGTCATCACTCAAAAAGCCTACGAG GTGTATCTAGATGGCCGGAAGTATTGCTCATTCAATCACCATATACCAGTGGACAAAGTTAAGGGGATTCATATTTATGGCTTTGTCAATATAAATAGCGTGGGTTTTGTTTCG AACTGGAGTGCATCTTCCTTTGGTAAAGAACAACATTCTGGCATCCCACAGTGGGAGCTTTCTAACATCCAGTCAGATATCAAATATCCTCTCTGTAAACCT AAACAGCCCTATTTGTACCCAATTCCTGGAGGGTTAAAACCTGGATTGGCTTTGTTTTTCCAAGGAGTAGTTCCTTTAGGATCCAAGGG CtttgaaataaatcaaaagGTTGGGCCACATGAACATGATGAAAACATCTTCCAGTTCAAGACTGACCTATCAAGTGTGGTCTATAATAACTACCATAATGGTGCATGGGAGCAAAAAATGTATAAGGAGGATCCCATATTTGTTGAAGGGGAAGCCTTTGATATCTTTATGCTTACTACACAAGGAAAATATGATGTGAGAAGGAAAATGTGTGGAGAAACAGTTTAA